The Alkalibacter rhizosphaerae genomic sequence CCGCCACTTTTACGTCCGCAGCAAAATATTGAAGCAGGGTGGTAGCTCCCGCAAACATGGTGCTAAGGGCAACTCCTGAAAGGATCATGGATTCCGGTGTCACTTTACGAAATTGGGACAACCCCAGGATCATGACGGTACTGATCATGGCACTTAAGAAAGCGCATAAGGAAACCGTATAGGGATTTGATATGGTAATGGCATCCAGCGTTTGATTTTGCATTCCCGCTCCCAACACGATGATCGCAAAAGATGCTCCAAATGCCGCACCTTGGGCAATACCCAACGTTGAGGCGGAGGCCAGGGGGTTTTTCAGCAAGGCTTGCATTACGCATCCCACGACAGCCAAACCAACACCTGCCACCAATGCCGTAAAAACACGCGGCATCCGAATATTGAATAAAATCATCTTCGTTTGATCGTCACCCAGGCCGGTAATGGTCCGTAAAACCTGCTGTACGCTCAACCCTGCAGAACCGATCCCTATGGCAAACAATGCAAATACAACTACACATAAAGCAAGCCCCATTAAAAACATCCATTTATGCCTCAAATATCCTTCATAAGTCTTGGGACTCTCCAATAGCTTCACTCTCCTAATTTTATATTTTTAAACTCGTATCCTTCAGCAACCAGGCGATCATAAAATGGTTGTCCTAATAAAACAGTGAATATTTCATCCGCTTTTGCTATTGGATCCACTCCTTCGAACTCCTGAGGGAATATAACTTTACCGGCATAAAATGCATTGGCAATGGCCAATTCCATGTTGGTCCAGTTGTAATTATATGGTATTTGCGAGTAAATCCTATTGTTTTGAACTGCTTGCAAGCTTTCATAAAAAGCTTTATTCTTTATGTAATCTTCATTGACCAGATTCATGTTTGCCGGATTCAAAAAAACGATTTCCGGATCCCATATCGTGATTTTCTCCAAATCAACTATAAAGGCACCCTCTTCTTCCGTTTCATCAACAACATTATTTGCATGAATGGCCTTAAAAGGCGGGTACTTGGCATAGGTTCCTTCAAACCCGTGAGCACCCCGATAGCTTACAGCCCCGGTATAGACAGAAGGCTTTTTCTCATTAGAGATATCTTTTGTCAATAGATTCAACTCTTCTTCCCAGCCTTTGAGCGCGTCGATAACGGAAGCAACGTGTGCTTCTTCACCCGCGATTTCTCCGATCAGCTGCAACGACTTATAAAAGCTTTCATCAAACATTCCATCCGGATAGATTCCTATGGTGGGGATACCCGTTTTGTCCGCAATATTCACCAATGCTTCCTCATCGGTCAAACCAATGATCACATCCGGATTCAAAACAATCAATTCTTCCATATACGGGGTATCGTTGCTTCCGCCACTTCCTACAGATTTTAGATTCGCAAAATGTTCTGCATTGACGACACTGTAAGGCATGGCTGTAATGTTTTCCTTGTCCATCTCTGTCACGCCCACCAGAAGGTCTGCACAGCCTGCATACGTTATTATGCGCGCTGCACCGCCTACCGCTGCGATTGTTTTGACCTCATCTGGTATTATTACCTCCCGGCCGAAAACATCGGTGATCCTTCTGCTATCCTTCCCTTGAACGTCTACGTTGCCGTCGACATTTTTATCTTTTGCTAAAGAATTTCCGCATCCCGACAAAAGCAAGAGTGCAACCATTATAATGATCATAGAGCGAATTGCGCCTTTTTTAGACATAAGCTTCACCATCCCCGCTTGTATTCTTTGAAACAATCAAGGCAAACAACTTGATCTTCCTGAAGACGCATTTTATGATCCGGCGCACCTTCCCCACAAATTTCGCAATACATGGTTTTAAATAAACGTGCTTTTTCGGGCAAATCATACATGGGCTGTGAAACAGAAAAAACATCTTCTTCCGGGGCCTCCAAAATGTATTTTCTCCAAGATTCCCGGTCCATTCCCGTGTTGTTTTGGGCTTTTAAATACAGACGAAGTTTTTCTCCCGTCTTTCGATTGAAAAATGAAAAAGCCTGTTTTCCCGTATTGCGATGAAGTAAATTCCCTTTGCCTACAGTACAGGAGAATATAACTTGTACCGCATCCACACCACAGGCATCGTTTTCCGTAATGCAGACGATCTCCTCATCATCAGAAATACCAATCTCCATTTTATTTTTTGCAATTTCACATGCTCGAAATCCAATGGCAAGTCCCGGACAAACATGTCCGTGAAACTCCACTGCTTTATCCCATAATTTTTCATTCATTGATCCAGCCCCCTTATATTCCAATACAACGTAGTTATGGTGGTATCTACGTCTTCTTCCACAAATCCATCTTTCTCCATAAAATCGATATAATCACGTAATCGTTGTTCTTCCAATGGCGTAAGCTCACGAAAGGTTTTTACACGGTTTATATAAAGTCCATATGCCTCTTCTCTTGTTTTACGCAAATTCCAACGTTGTTTTTCATAATGAAATTGAGGCAGGAATCCTTGATCCCATAGTGCATGAAAAGCATTTGCAATCATTTTGTCGCTGCGTTCTTTTTTGTTTTCTACCCCTGCCATTTTTTTGATATTGTCAGATATGGGATCTCGCCTATGGGTTGGTTTTGAGAACACACACCATTGTTTGCTGGCTTTTGTCAAGTTCCCAAAAGTATGATCGCATTGTATTGCCGGTGTGTTGTGGGCAATCACCAAATCAAACTTTTGTGTAAAACCGATCTCATCAAGATCCAGGTCATGCCAGTCCAAACAATGAAATTTTACATTCTTCACATCGTTATTTTCTGCTGTTTGTCTGGCCAATTCGATCATTTTCGGAGAAAGATCGACACCAACCACGTTCTCGCAATATTTCGCTAAAACAATGCTGTATGTTCCAGTTCCACATCCTACATCCAATACAGAAAAATCTTTCTGGATCATGCCCTTGGCCTGAAGTAATTGAAGAAATGCATCTTCGTCAAAGGTTGGTAGTTTTTTGTTCAAAAAACTTTGTGCCATGGAATCCCATAGAGCAATGCTTGCTTGCTTTTTTGTGTTCCTGTTTTGATTATTAAAACTCGACATCACTTCACTCAAATTTTCATCTCCTTTCAAAAAAAAGAAGGCCTATTCGGCCTTCTAGCTCTTTTTCATCAACTTCTCGTCAATGCCAAAACACAAATCAATCACAACTTCACAATAAAGATGCACTTCTGTGCACTCATTGTGTTAATTCTATCACAAGATAGATTAAATATCAAGACTTCTGATTTTCTATCGGAAATTCAAAATTTCGTCGCACTAGATTGTTTGATACAGAAAATCGAGTTCCATATGTATGAAACTCGATTTTCATATTAAGTCTTTAATCACATTGGTCAATAATCAAAACATTTCCTTACTAAGCTGATCAATTACGTCGTCTGTCGCTTCATACACTCCTGGGAAAGAACTGATATTTAATCCTTGGCTCAAACATGGAATAAAATACAGTTTTCCCGCCTCTTCGCAGGCTTTTCTTGCATCTTCATATATTTTTTCTCGAGTCCAATCAGGAGTATCTACACGTCCGCTGTCGATATTGCCCATGAATGTTATTTTCCCTTCATATTTTTTAATCAGCTCAGGAATGTTGTTTGTGGTCATTGCTCCTTGCCAAATATCGATTCCCATTTCAATCATGAACGGAACTAAATTGGCGGCGTAACTATCACAATGATGAACGATCAATTCTACTCCGTTAGATTTCCAGTAACCATAGACTTTTTTATAGGCCGGTAAAATGAACTCTTCAAACATTTCCGGCGACAAGAAACTGCTGATTTGGCTACCCCAATCATCGTGATGAAACAATGCATCTGGTTTTATGTGCTTCAAATATTCCTGAGCATAAGCCAGCTCATATTCCACTACATAATCGATGAGTTCTTTCATATATTCCGGTTCTTCATACAGTGCCATCAATGCATCTTCCATGCTCATCAAATGATGGGTCATTTCAAAGATTCCTGGGGCGCAAAAAGCTGTAACGTATTTTTCATTGCGGTCTACGTTGTTCGCATGCTCAATAGCCGCAGCCCATTCTTCATCCGAATATTTGACAGAAGGCGCTTTTACGACCTCTCTCCAACGGGTAACGTCTTTTAGCACTTTGTGTTCATCGTCGTGCATCGGAAAAGATCCAATTTGATCAATGGGCCAATCGAAGGTGATTCCCCATTTATTCTTTACTCGAGTACCAGGGGCCGGAGCCAAAGGAAGATCCATAGGGGCCTCCATGATCATTTCCATGAACTCATATTGTTTCACAAATCGGTCTGGGTTTCCTCCGGAAATAACTTCCTTCAGGTTTTGTTTGATCGTTAACATCTAAATTCCTCCCTCTCTATCGTTGTTGCAATGATGGTTATTTTACCAATTCTTTTGCTTTGGTAACGGCACTACCAGCGTCCGGAGCGTATCCGTCTGCCTTGATCTCTGTTGCATAAGCTTGGGTAACAGGTGCTCCACCAACGATGACGGTGAATCCGGCATCTTTCAGCGCCAAAGAAGTTTCCTTCAGTGCAGGCATGGTTGTAGTCAACAGACCGGAAGCAGCAACGATGACTGCGTTGTTTTCTTTTGCTGTTTCAACAAATTTTGCAGCAGGTACGTCTACACCAAGGTCGATCATGGTGAATCCGGCGCTCTCCAGCATCATGCTTACCAGGTTTTTGCCGATATCATGAAGGTCTCCGGCTACGGTTCCGATTACGCAGGTTCCCAACGATGTGGAAGCGTCTCCGGCCAGCAAGGGCTTGAGTACGTCTACACCCTTGCTCATGGCTTTTGCAGAAATCAGCATTTCCGGTACGAAGATCTCGCCGGCGGAGAATTTGTCTCCAACGATTCCCATGGACTCGATCATGGCATCCAAAATTTCTTTCGGTTGTGCGCCGCCGTCCAATGCTTCCTGGACCAATCCTGCTACTACTTTGGTTTTACCCTTTGCCACCATTTCTTGGATTTCTTTTATTCTCGACATTTTCTTTTCCTCCTTGTCCCTACCAAAACCCATCACAACTATAGATGAATTTTATAAAATCTACCTCAATATTAAATTTGCTTGCAAGCAATTTTAATATACTTGATGTTGTCATTTTTGTCAATATATTTTGTAATATATTTTGTTTATTTTAATTTTAATGCAATTTTATCCAATATTGAAATAAAAAAAACAACCCGCAGATTGTTCATAAACAATTAACGGATTGTTCTAATTCTTGTATAAATAGTTTTTCACTTCTTTAAGATGGGGATGTTCTTCCAACAATAATTCCACACTGCTTCCGGAAGCATTGAAAAGTGTTCTCAACACCAGGGGATTTGTTTCAATGTGGAGGGCATAAAACATTTGTGTCATACATCGATCATAAAGCTCTTCTTTGCTCATTATGATGTCTTTTTGAAACTGTTTCATCGTCAACTCTCGCATCACACCAAAAGTAATTGCAACTCCGATGTCGCAGATCCGTTCTTTATCCGAGCTATCGATCAAGGGATTTTTATCAACAATCGTTCTGTATAAATTGTAGAGATTTCCATCCCGAGTTGCCTTTTCCAACAGATCCAGTTTGTTCATTTCGTAAATGAATCGATCGTAATCAGGATCTATTTCTGTCAGTTTAAAGTGCAATTTGAAAAACGTGACGATCTGCAGCAATTCATCTTCCGTCTTCAAATGATTCAAAACATGAGAAAACAGTGTTTCATAATTGTAATTAAGCATGTCGCTGGCAATGACATCTTTTGTTTTAAAATAGTAGGTGATCAATCCCAAGTTAACTCCAGCTTCTTTGGCAATCATCGTATTTGTAGTATCACTAAATCCGTTTTCCATGTACAGTCTTTTTGCAGCCAAAAGTATTATGTCGCGTGTATTCATGTAGAAATCCTCATTTTCTTTTTGCTTTATTATACCATAAATAATTCAACGCGAACAATGGTCATTGCTTGTCTATTGATTCATCGATGATAGGAAAATCGGTTTCCCTTCAATGAATTCCAGATCTCGTCGCATTTTGACAGGACATCCTCAGGAAGGGACCCTTGATTGCAGGCTTGTATATTGCTTTCCAGATGTCTTAAGCTGCTGATCCCCAATATGATACTGTATACTTCTTCATTGCTCAAACACCACCGCAGGGAGAGCTCCACCAGGGGTATGCCCATTTCTTCCCCGATCTTTTTCAAGCTTTCTATGGCTTGAAAATTTTCTTCATTCCAATACCTGGCGTAATATCCTCCCAGATCGGAAAAGCGGGTGTTGTCCAATGGTTTTTCCATGGAATGTTTTCCGGTCAGCAAGCCACCAGCCAAGGGATTGTACACCACCAGACCCGTATTCCTGTTTTGGATCGAGGGAATCAACTCTTCCTCGATTCCTCGGGTCAACAAATTGTAGACGTTCTGGGTCACCTGGGGCAATTTCTTTCCGCTTAGATGATAGAGATCGACCATTTTCCAAGCCGGGAAATTGCTGACACCGATATGGCAGGCTTTGCCGCTTTCCACCACATATTTCATGGCTTCAATGGTTTCTTCCAAGCTAGTATCGACATCGGGTGCATGCATATAGTAAAAATCCAGGTAATCGGTCTGAAGTCTTTGCAGCGTCTCGTCAACAGCCTTTAATATGTGCTTTTTCCCAAGCCCTCGATCTTTCGGCTGATCACTGGTTGGAAAACCCACCTTGCTGGCCAAGACCACTTCACTTCGTTTGCCTTTGATCGCTTTTCCTACGATCTTTTCGCTTTCTCCTTTGGTGTATACGTTGGCGGTATCCAGGAAATTGACACCAAGATCCAGTGCGGCATGTACTGCATCGATCCCCGCCATTTCATTCATCTGGTCTCCAAAAGTCATGGTTCCAAGACAAACTCTGGATACATCCAGGGTCGTTCCTTTTAATCTTCTGTATTCCATGCGGTTTTTCGCCTTCCTTTCTTGAAACTGTTTGTTCCTTTAACCTATATACCCTTACCACAAGAAGTAAACCGACAAACAAAAAACCCCCGGTATAAAACCGAAGGTTTGATGTGTGGATTCCGCAGCGACATACTCTCCCAGGACGTCACCATCCAAGTACCATCTGCGCTGGAGGACTTTACTTCTGTGTTCGGGATGGGAACAGGTGTAGCCCCTCCGCCATTGCCGCGGAATCATTTAGTTATAAATCTCATCAATGAGATTTGAAAACTGCATGGGAATCATCGTAAAGTATTCTTCTTCTTATCATCTACTTGGTCAAGTCCTCGGTCTATTAGTACCAGTCAGCTGAATGTATTTCTACACGTACACCTCTGGCCTATCAACCCAGTCGTCTACTGGGGACCTTACTCCTTGCGGATGAGATATCTCATCTTGAGGGGGGCTTCGCGCTTAGATGCCTTCAGCGCTTATCCCGTCCAGACTTAGCTACCCAGCTGTGCCCTTGGCAGGACAACTGGTGCACCAGAGGTCTGTCCATTCCGGTCCTCTCGTACTAGGAACAGCTCCTCTCAAATATCTTGCGCCCACGACGGATAGGGACCGAACTGTCTCACGACGTTCTGAACCCAGCTCGCGTGCCTCTTTAATGGGCGAACAGCCCAACCCTTGGGACCTACTACAGCCCCAGGATGAGACGAGCCGACATCGAGGTGCCAAACCTCCCCGTCGATGTGGACTCTTGGGGGAGATAAGCCTGTTATCCCCGAGGTAGCTTTTATCCGTTGAGCGATGGCCCTTCCACTCGGTACCACCGGATCACTAAGCCCGACTTTCGTCCCTGCTCGAGATGTCTCTCTCGCAGTCAGTCTACCTTTTGCCTTTGCACTCTACGAATGATTTCCAACCATTCTGAGGTAAACTTTGGGCGCCTCCGTTACTCTTTCGGAGGCGACCGCCCCAGTCAAACTGCCCACCTGGCAATGTCCCATAGCCGGATCACGGCTACTGGTTAGAATTCCAGTAGTATAAGAGTGGTATCCCAACAGCGGCTCCAACAAGACTAGCGTCCTATTCTCTCTGCCTCCCACCTATCCTGTACATACACTACCAAAATCCAATGCCAAGCTACAGTAAAGCTCTACGGGGTCTTTCCGTCCTGTCGCGGGTAACTCGCATCTTCACGAGTACTACAATTTCACCGGGTGTGTTGTTGAGACAGTGCCCAAATCGTTACGCCTTTCGTGCGGGTCAGAACTTACCTGACAAGGAATTTCGCTACCTTAGGACCGTTATAGTTACGGCCGCCGTTTACTGGGGCTTAAGTTCATGCCTTCGCCGAAGCTAAGCATTCCCCTTGACCTTCCAGCACCGGGCAGGCGTCAGCCCCTATACTTCATCTTTCGATTTAGCAGAGACCTGTGTTTTTGCTAAACAGTCGCTTGGGCCTTTTCTCTGCAGCCTTTCCGTATCATTTTACAACAATCGGATTAGGCTCCCCTTCTCCCGAAGTTACGGGGTTATTTTGCCGAGTTCCTTAACAACACTTCTCCCGCTCATCTTAGGATTCTCTCCTCATCTACCTGTGTCGGTTTGCGGTACGGGCGCCTTCTTCCTCAATAGAAGCTTTTCTCGACAGTGTGAAATCAGCTGCTTCCCTACTTGTTTTTCGGTCCCCATCATAACTCATGCTTCCCGGACCCCGGATTTGCCTAAGGTCCACACTCGTTATTTAGCCCGTCTCTTCCATTCGACGGGTCAGCTTATCCTCCTGTGTCACTCCTTCTCTCAAACAGTCAAAGGCGGTACCGGAATTTCAACCGGTTGTCCATCGCCTACGCCCTTCGGCCTCGGCTTAGGTCCCGACTTACCCTGAGCGGACGAACCTTCCTCAGGAAACCTTGGATTTTCGATGGAAAGGATTCTCACCTTTCTTTCGCTACTCATACCAGCATTCTCTCTTGTGTAGAATCCACCTCGCCTTCCAGCTCAGCTTCGCCTCCTACACAATGCTCCCCTACCCCTGCATCTTACGACGCAAGCCATAGCTTCGGTGACAGGTTTTAGCCCCGGTAATCTTCGGCGCACAATCACTCGACTAGTGAGCTATTACGCACTCTTTGAATGAGTGGCTGCTTCTAAGCCAACATCCTAGTTGTCTTAGCAATTGCACATCCTTTCCCACTTAACCTGTACTTTGGGACCTTAGCTGATGGTCTGGGCTGTTTCCCTTTCGACAATGAAACTTATCTCACACTGTCTGACTGCCAAGGTAAAATATATGGCATTCGGAGTTTGATATGGTTCGGTAAGCTATACGCCCCCTAGCCAATTCAGTGCTCTACCTCCACTATTCATCCCTTGACGCTAGCCCTAAAGCTATTTCGGGGAGAACCAGCTATCTCCGTGTTCGATTGGAATTTCTCCCCTACCCACACCTCATCCGAGCCTTTTTCAACAGACACCGGTTCGGGCCTCCACGAGATTTTACTCACGCTTCACCCTGGACATGGGTAGATCACACGGTTTCGGGTCTACAACATGCAACTATACGCCCTATTAAGACTCGGTTTCCCTGCGGCTCCTCACCTGAAGTGATTAACCTTGCTACATATCGTAACTCGCTGGTCCGTTCTACAAAAAGCACGCGGTCACTTGCGCTCCCACTGCTTGTAAGCATAGGGTTTCAGGTTCTATTTCACTCCCCTCCCGGGGTTCTTTTCACCTTTCCCTCACGGTACTATTCTCTATCGGTCACTGGGTAGTATTTAGCCTTGGGGGGTGGTCCCCCCAACTTCCCACAGGGTTTCACGTGTCCCGTGGTACTCCGGTAACATGCCTGTATCTGTCCATTTCGCCTACGAGACTCTTACTCTCTATGGTTGGCCTTCCCAGGCCATTCGGCTTCTTTCCAGATCTCCTTTACATGTCCCATTACCCCGTATAAATACGGTTTAGGCTCTTTCCCTTTCGCTCGCCGCTACTTGGAAAATCGAGTTTTCTTTCTCTTCCTTCGGGTACTTAGATGTTTCAGTTCCCCGAGTTCCCTCCTCGCATACTATTTTATTCATATGCGGGTAACAGAGCTTCTCTCTGCTAGGTTTCCCCATTCGGATACCTGCGACTCAACGGTTATTTGCACCTAATCGCAGCTTTTCGCAGCTTGTCGCGTCCTTCGTCGGCTCCCAGTGCCAAGGCATTCTCCCTATGCTCTTAGTAACTTGACCTAAATCTTTTGTTTCGTTTCCAAAACGATAGATGTTTAGATGATCGTTTGTTTCTTTACTTTACTTTTTCTTCCTATGCAGTTTTCAAAGATCACTGAGGATCAGCGAGGATCGTATCAGCGGGCTGCGGAAAGCTTGCTTTCCTAAAGCCGGATGATTCGTGTCTCATTTGTCTGATACTCTTTCTGGCGCTCCCCGGGTTTCTAGAGTAAAAACCGAACCGTCTTTTCGACCGATTCGCTCTGTCTTCCCGATTCACTTAAATGGTGGGCTTGGGAGGACTCGAACCTCCGACCTCACGCTTATCAGGCGTGCGCTCTAACCACCTGAGCTACAAGCCCAAGTATGGTGGAGATGAGGAGATTTGAACTCCTGACCCCCTGCTTGCAAGGCAGGTGCTCTCCCAGCTGAGCTACACCCCCACACGCTTTCTGAGAAATACAAGATCTCTCAAAATAAAATAGCACATTACTCGCTTGCTCCCTAGAAAGGAGGTGATCCAGCCGCACCTTCCGATACGGCTACCTTGTTACGACTTCACCCCAATTACTAGCCCCACCTTCGGCAGCTGCTTCCATAAATGGTTCGCTCACTGACTTCGGGTGTTGCCAACTCTCGTGGTGTGACGGGCGGTGTGTACAAGGCCCGGGAACGCATTCACCGCGGCATTCTGATCCGCGATTACTAGCAACTCCGACTTCATGCAGGCGAGTTGCAGCCTGCAATCCGAACTGAGATCTGTTTTTTGAGATTGGCTCCACATCGCTGTTTCGCTGCCCTCTGTTCAGACCATTGTAGCACGTGTGTAGCCCAGGTCATAAGGGGCATGATGATTTGACGTCATCCCCACCTTCCTCCGTATTATCTACGGCAGTCTATCTAGAGTGCCCAGCACTACCTGATGGCAACTAAATACAAGGGTTGCGCTCGTTGCGGGACTTAACCCAACATCTCACGACACGAGCTGACGACAACCATGCACCACCTGTCCTCCTGTCCCCGAAGGGAACTCCTCATCTCTGAGGTCGTCAGGAAATGTCAAGACCTGGTAAGGTTCTTCGCGTTGCTTCGAATTAAACCACATGCTCCGCTGCTTGTGCGGGCCCCCGTCAATTCCTTTGAGTTTCAGTCTTGCGACCGTACTCCCCAGGCGGAGTGCTTATTGTGTTAACTACGGCACTGAGTTACCCCAACACCTAGCACTCATCGTTTACGGCGTGGACTACCAGGGTATCTAATCCTGTTCGCTCCCCACGCTTTCGCGCCTCAGCGTCAGTATCTGTCCAGTAAGTCGCCTTCGCCACTGGTGTTCCTCCTAATATCTACGCATTTCACCGCTACACTAGGAATTCCACTTACCTCTCCAGTACTCAAGTTCTCCAGTTTCAAATGCAATTCCGGGGTTAAGCCCCGAACTTTCACATCTGACTTAAAAAACCGCCTACACGCCCTTTACGCCCAGTAATTCCGGACAACGCTTGCCCCCTACGTATTACCGCGGCTGCTGGCACGTAGTTAGCCGGGGCTTCCTCTAAGGGTACCGTCATTTCTTTCTTCCCCTTCGACAGAACTTTACGATCCGAAGACCTTCATCATTCACGCGGCGTTGCTGCGTCAGGGTTTCCCCCATTGCGCAATATTCCCCACTGCTGCCTCCCGTAGGAGTCTGGGCCGTGTCTCAGTCCCAGTGTGGCCGTTCGCCCTCTCAGGCCGGCTACCCATCGTCGCCTTGGTGAGCTGTTATCTCACCAACTAGCTAATGGGACGCGGGTCCATCCTATGGCAATAAATTTTTCATTGGTCGATCATGCGATCATCCAACTATATACGGTATTAATCCCGGTTTCCCGAGGCTATCCCCTTCCATAGGCCAGGTTACCCACGCGTTACTCACCCGTCCGCCACTTTCACCAGGTCGTAGTAAACTACTTCCTGGATCACGTTCGACTTGCATGTGTTAGGCACGCCGCCAGCGTTCGTCCTGAGCCAGGATCAAACTCTCTATTATAAATAGTGTTTGAGTCCGTCTTAGAACTCTCTTTGGCTTTTGATGCTTTTGGCATCAACGTTGTTTGGTTTCTTTCTTCTAAGCTTGTTTTCATGTGCTATTCTATTTTCAAAGATCTTAAGCATCAGCAGGGATTCTGGCGAGTGATGGCGGAAAGCTTGCTTTCCGATCATCCTTCGGCGGAAGACCTATTGGGCGCAGCCCACGGACGGAGACCTTCTTCGAAGGTCGAAGTCTGTTGATGCTTCCTGCTCCACTCCCCTTACCCGAAGGTTGAGGTCAGCTGAAGCGCTATGAAACTGTGTTCCCCCCCGCCTGCTTTCTTCTTCCGAAGTCCGCTGACACGAAGGTTTGTCGCCCTTTATGTTGTCTCGTTCGTTGTTGGCATCTCTTGTGGCGACTCTTACTATTATACGCATCACCCTACCACGTGTCAACCGCTTTTTTATCTTTTACGCCAATATTTAGCTCTTATTATAGTTTCTACTTTACCAATTTTCAAATGACTGGAACATCATATGGAAGAGAAAATTTTTCAACCGACATGATCTCATCAATTGGCATTCAAAATGGCTTGATTTGACATTTCTCGGTAGTCCATGATAGAATAAAGCAATGACTGACTGTCAGTCATTTTTGGAAGGAGTGAAATTGCCATGGCGTCAAAGAGAGAAAAGATCCTGGAAACATCCATGGCCTTGTTTCAAGAGCAGGGATATGAAAAAACATCAGTATCTCAGATCGTTAAACAAGCCGGCATGGCCCAAGGAACTTTCTACTTGTATTTCAAGAGCAAAAACGCTTTAGTCAGTGCCATCGCCAACAAGATCTTCGACGAGCAGCTGGCGATCATACGCACTTCTTATGATAAGAAAGACCGAAATTTGGATTCGCTGTTGACCAGCATGATCGACGCCACCTTTGCCATTACGGAAAAACACAAGGACGTGATCTCCTTTCTCTATTCCGGTTTTGCATACGACCAGTCCTTTTCTACATGGGAGGAGATCTATCGTCCCTATTACGAGTGGCTGGAAGATGCACTGTACATCATTTTGGAAAGAGACGAAGGATCGAGTTCCAATAGCTTGTCCCATCTTTCCAACTTCATCGTCGGCCTGGTGGAACACGGTGCAGAAACCTGTTATCTCTCAGGCTTGCCGAAAGAAGAAATCACTGCTTACCGCAACGATCTGCTTGCCTTTCTCCATGGATCGATTTCGACCATGTCGGGCAACAACAACCACTAATAATAACAAAGGAGCATTTTTATGATGTCG encodes the following:
- a CDS encoding aldo/keto reductase, with protein sequence MEYRRLKGTTLDVSRVCLGTMTFGDQMNEMAGIDAVHAALDLGVNFLDTANVYTKGESEKIVGKAIKGKRSEVVLASKVGFPTSDQPKDRGLGKKHILKAVDETLQRLQTDYLDFYYMHAPDVDTSLEETIEAMKYVVESGKACHIGVSNFPAWKMVDLYHLSGKKLPQVTQNVYNLLTRGIEEELIPSIQNRNTGLVVYNPLAGGLLTGKHSMEKPLDNTRFSDLGGYYARYWNEENFQAIESLKKIGEEMGIPLVELSLRWCLSNEEVYSIILGISSLRHLESNIQACNQGSLPEDVLSKCDEIWNSLKGNRFSYHR
- a CDS encoding TetR family transcriptional regulator, with product MASKREKILETSMALFQEQGYEKTSVSQIVKQAGMAQGTFYLYFKSKNALVSAIANKIFDEQLAIIRTSYDKKDRNLDSLLTSMIDATFAITEKHKDVISFLYSGFAYDQSFSTWEEIYRPYYEWLEDALYIILERDEGSSSNSLSHLSNFIVGLVEHGAETCYLSGLPKEEITAYRNDLLAFLHGSISTMSGNNNH